In Pseudocalidococcus azoricus BACA0444, a single genomic region encodes these proteins:
- a CDS encoding pyridoxal-phosphate-dependent aminotransferase family protein produces MKDKSMLMIPGPTPVPESVLRALGTHPIGHRSGEFSQIFARVTQGLKWLHQTKNDVLILASSGTGAMEAGMINFLSPGDRVLVGSNGKFGERWAEVALAYGLDVQEVKSPWGTALNPDDFKAALEADTAKTIKAVVITHSETSTGVLNDLEAINAQVKAHGALIIVDAVTSLGAVSVPVDAWGLDVVGSGSQKGYMMPPGLGFVSVSAQAWEAYKTAKLPKFYLDLGKYRKDAGKNTTPFTPPVNLFFALDAALEMMQAEGLDNIFARHARLTQATRAAIKALNLALYAPDDAASPAITAVAPAGIDAEKIRSIMKKRFDIALAGGQDHLKGQVFRIGHLGFVCDRDILAAIAGLEASLRELGYEAFAPGAGVAAAAKAISA; encoded by the coding sequence ATGAAAGATAAATCCATGCTCATGATCCCAGGCCCGACTCCGGTGCCGGAATCGGTTTTGCGGGCCTTAGGCACTCATCCGATCGGCCATCGCAGTGGGGAATTTAGCCAGATTTTTGCTCGCGTTACCCAAGGTCTTAAATGGCTGCATCAAACGAAAAATGATGTCCTAATTTTGGCCTCTAGTGGCACTGGAGCGATGGAAGCGGGGATGATCAATTTCCTCAGTCCAGGGGATCGGGTCTTAGTCGGCTCCAATGGGAAGTTTGGCGAACGCTGGGCAGAGGTGGCTTTGGCCTATGGCCTGGATGTGCAAGAGGTCAAATCTCCCTGGGGTACGGCCCTTAATCCCGATGATTTCAAAGCGGCTCTTGAGGCTGACACCGCTAAAACCATCAAAGCCGTTGTGATTACCCACAGCGAGACTTCTACGGGGGTACTCAATGATCTTGAAGCCATTAATGCCCAGGTCAAAGCTCATGGCGCGTTGATTATTGTCGATGCCGTGACCAGTCTTGGGGCCGTATCAGTGCCAGTGGATGCTTGGGGCTTGGATGTGGTGGGTTCCGGTTCTCAAAAAGGCTATATGATGCCCCCCGGTTTAGGGTTTGTTTCTGTCAGTGCCCAGGCCTGGGAAGCCTATAAAACGGCCAAATTACCCAAGTTTTATTTGGATTTAGGCAAATATCGCAAAGATGCCGGGAAGAACACCACACCCTTTACGCCGCCAGTGAATTTATTCTTTGCCTTGGATGCGGCTCTGGAGATGATGCAAGCGGAGGGATTAGACAACATTTTTGCCCGTCATGCCCGACTCACCCAGGCCACGCGGGCAGCGATTAAAGCTCTCAATTTAGCCCTCTATGCTCCCGATGATGCGGCTAGTCCGGCCATTACGGCTGTGGCCCCAGCAGGGATTGATGCGGAAAAGATTCGCTCGATTATGAAAAAACGCTTTGATATTGCCTTAGCGGGTGGGCAGGATCACCTCAAGGGGCAAGTGTTTCGGATTGGACATTTGGGTTTTGTCTGTGACCGAGATATTTTGGCAGCGATTGCTGGCCTGGAAGCTTCGTTACGGGAGTTGGGCTATGAGGCCTTTGCGCCCGGGGCGGGTGTGGCAGCGGCGGCGAAAGCTATTTCTGCTTAA
- a CDS encoding slipin family protein: MGGSVITILIALFIFASSGIKLDREYQRGVIFRLGRLQGVRGPGLYWIVPLMDQKVQLDVRTKTVDIEPQETVTADSVTIKVNAVLYYRILRGDKAINRVENYQMAVYQVAMTTLRNVVGQNNLDDVLQNRDRINQKVQEIVDEITEPWGIEIERVEMKDVEIPLGMQRAMAKEAEAFREKRARLIKATAEQEASIKLSEASRNIMENPAALELRRLQMLTEIGAENNTTTIVMLPSDLITLAKNWSEAKAAQNQSPN, encoded by the coding sequence ATGGGCGGCTCAGTCATCACAATTTTAATTGCCCTGTTCATCTTTGCCAGTAGCGGGATTAAGTTGGATCGGGAATATCAACGGGGGGTCATTTTTCGGTTGGGGCGATTACAAGGGGTCAGGGGGCCTGGCCTGTATTGGATTGTGCCACTTATGGATCAAAAGGTGCAGCTAGATGTCCGCACAAAAACGGTAGATATCGAGCCTCAAGAAACGGTCACTGCCGATAGTGTCACCATCAAAGTTAATGCAGTTTTGTATTATCGGATTTTGCGAGGGGATAAAGCCATTAACCGGGTCGAAAACTATCAAATGGCCGTCTATCAGGTGGCAATGACAACCCTGCGGAATGTGGTCGGGCAGAACAATTTGGATGATGTTTTACAAAATCGAGATCGGATCAATCAGAAAGTTCAAGAAATTGTTGATGAAATTACAGAACCCTGGGGAATTGAGATTGAGCGGGTGGAAATGAAGGATGTAGAAATTCCTCTAGGGATGCAGCGGGCTATGGCCAAAGAAGCGGAAGCTTTCCGGGAAAAACGGGCCCGTTTAATCAAAGCCACTGCCGAACAAGAAGCCTCCATTAAACTATCGGAAGCCTCTCGTAACATTATGGAAAACCCGGCGGCTTTAGAGTTGAGACGGCTACAAATGCTAACAGAAATTGGCGCAGAAAATAACACAACGACAATTGTGATGTTGCCCTCAGATTTGATTACGCTGGCAAAAAACTGGTCGGAGGCAAAAGCGGCCCAAAATCAATCACCAAATTAA
- a CDS encoding type I glyceraldehyde-3-phosphate dehydrogenase, translated as MVRVAINGFGRIGRNFMRCWLQRKANSKLNIVAINDTSDPRTNAHLLRYDSMLGTFNDVEISADDNCIYADGETVKCVSDRNPENLPWKEWDIDLIIESTGVFVSRDGASKHVNAGAKKVLITAPGKGNVPMYVVGVNHTDYDPNETILSNASCTTNCLAPIVKVLHERFGIKQGMMTTTHSYTGDQRLLDASHRDLRRARAAAMNIVPTSTGAAKAVGLVIPELQGKLNGIALRVPTPNVSVVDFVAEVETPTLAEQVNETLKQAAETNMKGIIHYSDLELVSSDYRGHPASSILDASLTMVMGGNMVKVVAWYDNEWGYSQRVLDLAEYVAAHWSA; from the coding sequence GTGGTTAGAGTCGCAATTAATGGTTTTGGCCGGATCGGGCGTAACTTTATGCGCTGCTGGCTGCAACGGAAAGCGAATAGCAAACTCAATATTGTTGCCATTAACGATACGTCTGATCCCCGGACTAATGCTCACTTGCTGCGTTACGACTCAATGTTGGGTACGTTTAATGATGTCGAGATCAGCGCTGATGACAATTGTATCTATGCTGACGGCGAAACGGTGAAATGTGTCTCGGATCGTAACCCAGAAAACCTACCCTGGAAAGAGTGGGATATTGATCTGATCATTGAATCCACCGGGGTGTTTGTCAGCCGCGATGGGGCGAGTAAACACGTCAACGCCGGGGCTAAAAAAGTCCTAATTACGGCTCCCGGTAAAGGCAATGTGCCGATGTATGTGGTGGGCGTGAATCATACCGATTATGATCCCAATGAAACGATCCTCAGTAATGCCAGTTGTACCACCAACTGTTTAGCTCCGATTGTGAAAGTTCTCCATGAACGGTTTGGGATTAAACAGGGGATGATGACCACCACCCACAGCTACACCGGGGATCAACGGTTATTAGATGCCAGTCACCGAGATCTACGCCGGGCCCGAGCCGCTGCAATGAACATTGTCCCCACTTCCACCGGGGCAGCTAAAGCAGTTGGATTAGTGATTCCAGAATTACAAGGAAAACTGAACGGGATTGCCCTGCGGGTGCCAACTCCTAATGTTTCCGTGGTGGATTTTGTTGCGGAAGTGGAAACCCCCACCTTGGCTGAACAGGTGAATGAAACCCTCAAGCAAGCTGCTGAAACCAACATGAAGGGGATCATCCATTACAGCGATTTAGAACTTGTTTCGAGTGATTATCGTGGGCATCCGGCCTCTTCGATTTTAGATGCCTCCTTAACGATGGTCATGGGTGGCAACATGGTTAAAGTGGTGGCCTGGTATGACAACGAATGGGGCTATAGCCAACGGGTGCTGGATTTGGCTGAATATGTCGCCGCCCATTGGTCAGCTTAG
- a CDS encoding photosystem I assembly protein Ycf4: MVTSTPSTQKSILRYGVVGARRFSNYFWAVVVAIGGLGFFLAGLSSYLHQNLLPIGNPLELVFIPQGIAIGFYGVAALLLSTYLWLTIAWDVGGGYNEFNKETGQVKVFRYGFPGKNRTIEISCRMSDVQALRIIIREGFNPKRALYLRIKGRGEIPLTRVGQPLPLADLENQGAEIASFLGVPMEGL, encoded by the coding sequence ATGGTGACTTCAACTCCCTCAACCCAAAAATCTATTCTGCGCTATGGCGTGGTTGGGGCCAGACGGTTTAGTAATTACTTTTGGGCTGTCGTTGTCGCCATTGGGGGCCTGGGCTTTTTTTTGGCGGGGCTATCGAGCTACTTACATCAAAACCTGTTACCCATCGGCAATCCGCTGGAACTAGTGTTTATTCCCCAGGGGATCGCCATTGGCTTTTATGGGGTGGCGGCGTTACTCCTTTCCACCTATCTGTGGTTAACCATTGCTTGGGACGTGGGTGGTGGTTACAACGAGTTCAATAAGGAGACGGGTCAAGTTAAAGTGTTTCGCTATGGCTTTCCGGGCAAAAATCGCACCATTGAAATTTCCTGTCGGATGAGTGATGTCCAGGCCTTGCGGATCATTATTCGGGAGGGGTTTAATCCCAAGCGGGCTTTATATTTACGGATCAAAGGCCGAGGGGAAATTCCCTTAACCCGGGTTGGCCAGCCCCTACCCCTCGCAGATTTAGAAAACCAAGGGGCTGAAATTGCCAGTTTTCTCGGTGTCCCCATGGAAGGACTATAG
- a CDS encoding DUF6887 family protein, with translation MKPDYTKMTRQELKTYVLSHRDDQEAIDALISRRSPDTEATWYDIDLSPAQIQNVLAQKLKLNQ, from the coding sequence ATGAAGCCTGATTATACAAAAATGACTCGCCAAGAGCTGAAAACCTATGTGCTTTCCCATCGGGATGATCAAGAGGCGATTGACGCACTCATAAGCCGCCGCAGCCCAGATACTGAAGCAACTTGGTATGATATTGACTTATCCCCAGCACAGATTCAAAACGTCTTGGCTCAAAAGCTGAAGCTCAATCAATAA
- a CDS encoding TIGR03960 family B12-binding radical SAM protein: MAVAVESLLTAEIAKPGRYLGNELGAVHKNWDAASVRWALTYPEVYEVGASNLGHIILYNILNAQADQLCDRAYLPGGDLAAKLRATETPLFAVESRRYLGEFDILGFSLSYELGATNILEMLDLARLPLTWGERQSAAITEIPLIFAGGQTATSNPEPYADFFDFFALGDGEDVLPEIGKVVAQGKAAGLNRVELLLKLAQVPGVYVPQFYQRTESGAVVPCRKDVPEKILRRVATPRPEFSIGLVPFVETVHDRLTVEIRRGCTRGCRFCQPGMLTRPARDVDPEQVIKTIEKGMRATGYNEFSLLSLSCSDYLALPAVGLEIKNRLKDENISLSLPSQRVDRFDQNIANILGGTRQGSITFAPEAGTQRLRDIINKGLTNEELLRGVKTAYEQGWDKVKLYFMIGLPGELDADVLGIAETIRWLKSECWQKGRKPMSFNVTISNFTPKPHTPFQWHSVSTEEFSRKQELLRAEFRTIRGLKVNFTDVRISAMEDFVGRGDRRLGAVIKRAWELGAREDSWWESVERAYQAWADAIDAAGLSWQYRKVAAGEWNIFETQSDDSQAKTTKEILADWDLDAPLPWDHIETGVSKRWLKTDLKKALEAVVVPDCSFDACYSCGVCGSEFGHNVVVPPLPIPEFYGQPQAHGEKVQRLRVWFGKLGDLALISHLDLLRLFDRALRRASLPISFTNGFHPSPRIAPANALPLGMTSTGEIVDFELWQTCDPIEFQTRLAAQLPTDLPLYQVLEIPLAAPSATQILDKAEYVLTVSCEGEESGAWQDWIEQIQNTPDFPYETKTKSGKKKLVNLRERLFELELLETNSQARIRYVGSCRNDGTLLRPEHLIMMLEQVSGKAMILLQAQRLKLVLQSIG, encoded by the coding sequence ATGGCAGTAGCAGTCGAATCCCTTTTAACCGCAGAGATTGCCAAACCAGGCCGGTACTTGGGTAACGAATTAGGCGCGGTGCATAAAAATTGGGATGCGGCATCGGTGCGCTGGGCCTTGACCTATCCGGAAGTCTATGAAGTCGGGGCCTCCAATCTCGGGCATATTATTCTCTACAACATCCTCAATGCTCAAGCAGATCAACTCTGTGATCGGGCCTATTTACCGGGGGGTGATTTAGCCGCCAAGTTACGAGCTACCGAAACTCCCTTATTTGCTGTGGAATCCCGCCGCTATTTAGGTGAATTTGACATTTTAGGGTTTAGCCTCAGCTATGAATTGGGGGCGACCAATATCTTGGAAATGCTGGACTTGGCCAGGCTTCCCTTAACTTGGGGAGAACGGCAAAGCGCGGCAATTACGGAAATTCCCTTAATTTTTGCTGGGGGACAAACTGCCACATCCAACCCGGAACCCTACGCTGACTTTTTTGACTTTTTTGCCCTTGGTGATGGAGAAGACGTTTTACCAGAAATTGGCAAGGTGGTGGCTCAAGGAAAAGCAGCCGGATTAAATCGAGTGGAATTGCTCCTAAAGTTGGCTCAAGTGCCGGGAGTGTATGTACCGCAGTTTTATCAGCGAACTGAGTCGGGGGCGGTTGTTCCATGTCGTAAGGATGTCCCCGAAAAAATTCTCCGCCGTGTCGCTACCCCCAGGCCAGAGTTCTCCATTGGTCTTGTCCCCTTTGTGGAGACCGTCCATGATCGCTTGACGGTGGAAATTCGCCGGGGCTGTACTCGTGGATGCCGATTTTGTCAGCCCGGAATGTTAACGCGGCCGGCCCGAGATGTGGATCCGGAGCAGGTGATTAAAACCATCGAAAAAGGGATGCGGGCCACGGGCTATAACGAGTTTTCGCTGCTGTCTCTGAGTTGCTCCGATTATTTAGCGTTGCCCGCCGTTGGTCTGGAGATTAAGAATCGCCTCAAGGATGAAAATATCTCCCTTTCTTTGCCGAGTCAGCGGGTGGATCGCTTTGATCAAAACATTGCCAACATCCTCGGTGGGACGCGTCAAGGCAGTATTACCTTTGCGCCCGAGGCCGGAACTCAACGCTTACGGGACATTATCAACAAAGGTTTAACGAACGAGGAACTCTTGCGCGGGGTGAAAACAGCCTACGAACAGGGGTGGGATAAGGTCAAACTCTATTTCATGATTGGCTTGCCGGGGGAACTGGATGCTGACGTTTTAGGGATTGCCGAGACGATTCGCTGGCTCAAGTCGGAATGTTGGCAAAAGGGCCGCAAGCCGATGAGTTTCAATGTCACAATTTCTAACTTTACGCCCAAGCCCCATACCCCCTTTCAATGGCATTCGGTTTCCACAGAAGAATTTAGCCGTAAACAGGAGTTACTTCGGGCTGAATTTCGCACCATTCGCGGTTTAAAGGTGAATTTTACCGATGTCAGAATTTCGGCCATGGAGGACTTTGTTGGCCGGGGAGATCGGCGGTTAGGTGCGGTAATTAAACGGGCCTGGGAATTAGGGGCAAGGGAAGATTCATGGTGGGAAAGTGTCGAGCGGGCTTACCAGGCCTGGGCTGATGCGATTGATGCGGCCGGGTTGAGTTGGCAATATCGCAAAGTGGCCGCGGGCGAATGGAATATTTTTGAGACCCAATCCGATGACTCCCAGGCCAAAACGACGAAAGAAATCCTGGCAGATTGGGATCTGGATGCGCCCTTGCCTTGGGATCACATTGAAACGGGGGTGAGTAAACGCTGGTTAAAAACTGACCTGAAAAAAGCCTTAGAAGCGGTGGTTGTTCCCGATTGTTCCTTTGATGCCTGTTATAGTTGCGGCGTGTGTGGTTCGGAGTTTGGTCATAATGTTGTCGTCCCGCCCCTGCCAATTCCGGAATTTTACGGCCAGCCCCAGGCCCACGGTGAAAAAGTTCAACGCTTACGAGTCTGGTTTGGCAAATTAGGCGATTTAGCGTTAATTAGTCACTTGGATTTATTGCGCTTGTTTGATCGGGCCTTACGCCGGGCCAGCTTGCCAATTTCCTTTACCAATGGCTTTCATCCCTCGCCCCGAATTGCCCCGGCCAATGCCCTACCCTTAGGAATGACCAGTACCGGGGAAATTGTTGATTTTGAATTGTGGCAAACGTGTGATCCAATTGAATTTCAGACCCGTTTAGCGGCCCAACTTCCAACCGATTTACCGCTTTATCAAGTCTTGGAAATTCCTCTAGCTGCTCCCTCTGCAACCCAAATTTTAGACAAAGCTGAATATGTCTTAACTGTCAGTTGTGAAGGGGAAGAAAGCGGGGCCTGGCAAGACTGGATTGAGCAAATTCAAAATACTCCCGACTTTCCCTATGAAACTAAAACCAAATCCGGGAAGAAGAAACTCGTCAATCTCCGGGAGCGGTTATTTGAACTTGAACTTTTGGAAACTAACTCTCAAGCCCGGATTCGCTATGTTGGCAGTTGTCGCAATGATGGAACACTTTTACGCCCGGAGCATTTGATTATGATGTTGGAGCAGGTTTCAGGAAAAGCCATGATTCTTCTCCAGGCCCAGCGGCTAAAATTAGTTTTGCAATCCATAGGCTAA
- a CDS encoding DUF3800 domain-containing protein encodes MHLLYLDDSGSAANRNEEYFVLAGVSVFEAQTSWFTQELDRLAQSIDAGNPGQIEFHASEIFSRKKSPWNSMSREDAQGVIKAVLQVLARSYDSARVFACAVHKDSFPDRDPVEMAFEDLCSRFNLYLSRLRALGDRQQGLLILDKSTYETPLQRLARDFQTLGTQWGVIRNLADTPFFVDSHASRLVQLADHVAYSIFRRYNARDTQYFDIFASKFDSADGVVHGLAHKQMVDQSCMCPACLSRRVSQAFRGMTGESVL; translated from the coding sequence ATGCACCTTCTGTATCTTGACGATTCTGGTTCAGCCGCTAACCGCAACGAAGAATATTTTGTCTTGGCAGGTGTATCTGTTTTTGAAGCTCAAACAAGCTGGTTCACTCAAGAGTTAGATCGCCTAGCTCAAAGTATTGACGCAGGAAATCCAGGTCAAATCGAGTTTCATGCTTCAGAAATATTTTCCCGTAAAAAATCTCCATGGAATTCAATGTCTCGTGAAGATGCTCAAGGAGTGATTAAAGCAGTCTTACAGGTACTCGCGAGAAGTTATGACAGCGCTAGAGTATTTGCTTGTGCAGTACATAAAGATTCCTTCCCAGACCGTGACCCTGTTGAGATGGCTTTTGAGGATTTATGTAGCCGATTTAATCTTTACTTATCTCGGTTGCGAGCCTTAGGTGATCGTCAACAGGGTTTATTGATTCTTGATAAGAGCACCTATGAAACACCGTTACAAAGATTAGCCAGAGATTTTCAAACACTTGGAACTCAGTGGGGTGTGATTCGCAACCTTGCAGATACGCCATTTTTTGTAGATTCCCATGCATCACGATTAGTTCAACTGGCTGATCATGTTGCGTACTCAATTTTTAGGCGATACAACGCACGAGATACCCAATATTTTGATATCTTTGCTTCTAAATTTGACTCCGCCGATGGAGTTGTACATGGCTTGGCTCACAAACAAATGGTTGATCAAAGTTGTATGTGTCCAGCTTGTTTGAGCCGCAGAGTATCGCAAGCGTTCCGTGGTATGACAGGTGAGAGTGTTTTATAA
- a CDS encoding Uma2 family endonuclease — protein MKTQIPPLENGDRMNRYEFETRANIPAAPKKLELINGVVFMAAALRYRSHALPHSYIMGWLALYAANTPGVELADNATIRLDTDNEPQPDALLRIETESGGQSKISKDDYIEGAPELIVEIAGSSFSYDLHDKLEVYRRHGVNEYIVWRVYDHQIDWLYLQEGRYISLLPNEIGLIESKTFPGLALALESMLEHNLLDVLAQQQEQLKCESYIEFCRKLKNRDD, from the coding sequence ATGAAAACTCAGATTCCCCCCCTAGAAAATGGCGACCGGATGAACCGCTATGAGTTTGAGACACGAGCGAATATTCCTGCAGCCCCCAAAAAGCTGGAATTGATTAATGGAGTGGTATTCATGGCCGCAGCGTTGCGATATCGTTCCCATGCTTTACCCCATAGCTACATTATGGGTTGGTTGGCCCTTTATGCTGCGAATACGCCCGGTGTTGAATTGGCTGATAATGCCACGATTCGTCTAGATACAGATAACGAACCTCAACCCGATGCACTTCTTCGCATTGAAACAGAGTCTGGTGGGCAGTCGAAAATTAGCAAAGATGATTATATTGAGGGAGCACCAGAGTTAATTGTTGAAATTGCCGGATCGAGTTTTTCCTACGATTTACATGACAAGTTAGAAGTCTATCGCCGCCATGGAGTTAATGAATATATTGTTTGGCGGGTTTATGATCACCAAATTGATTGGCTTTATTTACAGGAGGGACGTTATATTTCCTTGCTTCCTAATGAAATTGGACTGATTGAGAGTAAAACATTTCCAGGCCTGGCATTAGCTCTTGAATCCATGCTTGAGCACAATTTACTTGATGTTTTGGCCCAACAACAGGAACAACTCAAGTGTGAAAGTTATATTGAGTTTTGTCGAAAATTAAAAAATCGAGACGATTAA
- a CDS encoding photosystem II high light acclimation radical SAM protein → MANPKSDRVLYVRLPCNPIFPIGVVYLADHVHKQLPGVEQRIFDLGTVPPLDFRVALNECIDQFRPTVLVFSWRDIQIYAPVGGRGGNPLQNAFEFYYAKNPLIKLRGAWGGLRMASTYLWELWRNLSLIKQGLKRAKKYHPEIKTIVGGGAVSVFYQQLGKSLPKGTIISVGEGESLLTNVLERKEFRQERCYVVGEAAPRERLIHEWPTPIEKTACNYPYISQIWPEFEYYFQEDDFYIGVQTKRGCPHNCCYCVYTVVEGKQVRINPADEVVAEMQQLYAKGMRNFWFTDAQFIPARKFIPDAEELLEKILAAGMEDIHWAAYIRADNLTPRLCNLMVKTGMNYFEIGITSGSQELVRKMRMGYNLRTVLENCRDLKAAGFNDLVSVNYSFNVIDERPETIAQTVAYHRALEEIFGADKVEPAIFFIGLQPHTHLEEYAFKKNILKPGYDPLAIHLPWVAKKLLWNPEPLGSMFGEVCLQAWQRNPNDFGREVMNILEQRFGRAPLAEALHASLDEKVPEPTLVGSAR, encoded by the coding sequence ATGGCCAACCCCAAATCAGACCGAGTTTTGTATGTCCGACTGCCCTGTAACCCCATCTTTCCCATTGGTGTTGTTTATCTTGCGGATCATGTTCATAAGCAACTGCCAGGGGTTGAGCAGCGGATTTTTGACCTGGGGACAGTGCCACCCTTGGATTTTCGTGTCGCATTGAATGAATGTATCGATCAGTTTCGGCCAACGGTACTGGTTTTTTCCTGGCGGGATATTCAAATCTATGCGCCCGTAGGGGGGCGGGGGGGAAATCCGTTACAAAATGCCTTTGAGTTTTACTATGCCAAAAATCCCCTGATTAAACTGCGCGGGGCCTGGGGGGGCTTGCGGATGGCCTCAACCTATTTATGGGAACTGTGGCGAAATCTGAGTTTGATTAAACAAGGCCTAAAACGGGCGAAAAAATATCATCCCGAAATTAAAACCATTGTCGGCGGCGGGGCGGTCAGTGTCTTTTATCAGCAACTTGGAAAGAGTTTACCCAAAGGCACAATTATTTCAGTTGGAGAAGGGGAAAGTCTTTTAACCAATGTGTTGGAAAGGAAGGAGTTTCGCCAGGAGCGGTGTTATGTGGTTGGAGAAGCAGCCCCGCGGGAACGCTTGATCCATGAATGGCCGACCCCAATTGAGAAAACCGCCTGTAATTATCCCTACATCAGCCAAATTTGGCCGGAGTTTGAGTATTACTTCCAAGAAGATGACTTCTATATAGGCGTGCAAACCAAGCGCGGCTGCCCCCATAACTGTTGCTATTGCGTTTATACCGTCGTTGAAGGCAAACAAGTCCGGATCAACCCAGCCGATGAAGTCGTGGCTGAGATGCAGCAACTTTATGCCAAGGGAATGCGGAATTTTTGGTTTACGGACGCGCAATTTATCCCAGCCCGAAAATTTATCCCTGATGCCGAGGAACTCCTAGAAAAAATCTTGGCGGCGGGCATGGAAGATATTCACTGGGCGGCCTATATTCGGGCGGATAATCTCACTCCACGTCTATGCAATCTGATGGTCAAAACGGGGATGAATTACTTTGAAATTGGGATTACCAGTGGCTCCCAGGAACTCGTCCGGAAAATGCGAATGGGCTATAACCTGCGGACGGTACTCGAAAATTGCCGGGACTTAAAAGCCGCTGGATTTAATGATCTCGTATCCGTAAACTATTCCTTTAATGTGATTGATGAGCGGCCCGAGACCATTGCCCAGACCGTGGCTTATCACCGAGCTTTGGAGGAGATTTTTGGTGCGGACAAGGTGGAACCGGCAATTTTCTTTATTGGCCTGCAACCCCATACGCACCTGGAAGAGTACGCCTTTAAGAAAAATATTCTCAAACCGGGCTATGATCCCCTGGCAATCCACTTACCCTGGGTGGCGAAAAAGCTCCTTTGGAATCCGGAGCCCCTAGGGTCAATGTTTGGAGAAGTCTGTCTCCAGGCCTGGCAACGGAACCCCAATGACTTTGGCCGGGAAGTGATGAATATTCTCGAACAACGATTTGGTCGCGCCCCATTGGCTGAGGCTTTACACGCTTCCCTAGATGAAAAAGTTCCAGAGCCGACCCTAGTTGGATCTGCCCGCTAA
- a CDS encoding DUF6888 family protein, with product MPSFEQCLKTVEICQSLSNMYQEIKLFRFNELTSEIYILAGDEIEILITTHGRWRFVNEA from the coding sequence ATTCCTTCATTCGAGCAATGCCTAAAAACTGTTGAGATTTGCCAAAGTCTCTCCAATATGTATCAAGAAATTAAGTTGTTTCGATTTAACGAGCTTACGTCCGAAATTTATATCTTAGCTGGTGATGAAATTGAAATCCTAATTACAACCCATGGCCGCTGGAGGTTTGTTAATGAAGCCTGA
- a CDS encoding DUF1830 domain-containing protein yields MSQVFDPVPSEHPDRILCCYVNVSSKMQIARISNIPNWYFERVVFPGQRLVFEAIQAAQLEIHSGMMASAILSDTIPCQRLVIQEGGEEFFTADPYAQQRIEEFNEGRSPVPSLSGERDS; encoded by the coding sequence ATGTCTCAGGTCTTTGATCCCGTCCCCAGCGAACACCCTGACCGGATTCTTTGCTGCTATGTCAATGTCAGTAGCAAAATGCAGATCGCCCGGATTAGCAACATTCCCAATTGGTATTTTGAGCGGGTTGTCTTCCCAGGCCAGCGGCTGGTGTTTGAGGCTATACAGGCAGCCCAGCTAGAAATTCATTCTGGGATGATGGCCAGTGCGATTTTATCCGACACGATCCCCTGCCAACGCTTGGTCATCCAAGAGGGGGGAGAAGAGTTCTTTACTGCCGATCCCTATGCCCAACAACGGATTGAAGAATTTAATGAGGGCCGTTCTCCCGTACCCAGCCTCAGTGGCGAGCGTGACAGTTAG